A stretch of Amycolatopsis balhimycina FH 1894 DNA encodes these proteins:
- a CDS encoding sensor histidine kinase yields the protein MRRRITSLTVLAALVATVLFALPLGIAVWRYYHDDAKGDLERAADAAALAVSEDLTAGRRPTVPPLDEEDDEAGGEVGIYAPGGRLLTGHGPAVGGPVEQQAAKATVDVVIGREGGEMVLAVPVVSGSRVTGVVRAALPLSQLQLRIVLTWLGMAGLAVVTTGASWLLARRFTTRLVRPLEELAAAAERLGDGDFTARSPRAGIAEIDQVAETLDATAARIGETLERERAFSAEASHQLRTPLTGLRLQLEAALETPAADPYAAIRAGIASADRLERTIEDLLALGRERRAPRAELDLGALLDEVRQAGEALLAPHGRALRIVRQDPPPAHAAAAAVRQVLGVLLDNAATHGQGTVTVVARDAGDALAIDVADEGPDLGEADPFAAALSGHGIGLPLARSLAEAEGGRLRLSRPDPPTFTLVLPADSPA from the coding sequence GTGCGCCGCCGGATCACCTCGCTGACGGTACTGGCCGCACTCGTCGCCACAGTGCTGTTCGCGCTGCCGCTGGGCATCGCGGTGTGGCGGTACTACCACGACGACGCAAAGGGCGACCTGGAGCGGGCCGCGGACGCCGCCGCGCTCGCCGTGTCGGAAGACCTGACCGCCGGGCGGCGGCCGACCGTGCCCCCGCTCGACGAGGAGGACGACGAAGCCGGGGGCGAGGTCGGGATCTACGCCCCGGGCGGGCGGCTGCTCACCGGGCACGGGCCCGCCGTCGGTGGCCCGGTCGAGCAGCAGGCGGCCAAGGCCACGGTGGACGTCGTCATCGGCCGCGAAGGCGGCGAAATGGTGCTGGCGGTGCCGGTGGTCAGCGGTTCCCGGGTGACTGGCGTGGTCCGCGCCGCGCTGCCGCTGTCTCAGCTACAGCTGCGGATCGTGCTGACTTGGCTCGGCATGGCCGGGCTCGCGGTCGTGACGACCGGGGCCAGCTGGCTGCTGGCCCGCCGGTTCACCACCCGGCTCGTCCGGCCGCTGGAGGAACTCGCCGCCGCGGCCGAGCGGCTCGGCGACGGCGACTTCACCGCCCGGTCTCCCCGCGCGGGAATCGCCGAGATCGACCAGGTCGCCGAGACTCTGGACGCCACGGCGGCGCGGATCGGCGAGACACTGGAGCGCGAGCGGGCGTTCTCCGCGGAGGCGTCGCACCAGCTGCGCACCCCGCTGACCGGGCTGCGGCTGCAGCTCGAAGCCGCGCTGGAAACGCCGGCCGCGGACCCGTACGCGGCGATCCGCGCCGGGATCGCGTCCGCCGACCGGCTGGAACGCACCATCGAGGACCTCCTGGCGCTGGGCCGGGAACGCCGGGCCCCGCGGGCCGAACTCGACCTCGGCGCGCTCCTCGACGAAGTCCGGCAGGCGGGCGAAGCCCTGCTCGCACCGCACGGGCGGGCGCTGCGGATCGTCCGGCAGGACCCGCCGCCGGCGCACGCGGCGGCCGCGGCGGTCCGGCAGGTGCTCGGGGTGCTGCTGGACAACGCGGCGACGCACGGGCAGGGCACCGTCACGGTGGTGGCCCGGGACGCCGGCGACGCGCTCGCCATCGACGTCGCCGACGAAGGCCCCGACCTCGGCGAGGCCGATCCGTTCGCGGCGGCGCTCAGCGGGCACGGGATCGGCCTGCCGCTGGCGCGCAGCCTCGCCGAAGCCGAAGGCGGGCGGTTGCGGCTGAGCCGGCCGGACCCGCCGACGTTCACGCTGGTGCTGCCCGCAGACAGTCCCGCGTGA
- a CDS encoding response regulator transcription factor has translation MPNLLVVEDDAAIGSVLESTLRLHGYQVCWRRDGRTALQAAEAGEFDFVLLDLGLPDLDGVEVCRRLRAALPSAVLVILTARQEEMDVVVGLDAGADDYLTKPIRLGELLARVRAHLRRGAPAGARPPVTIGGLIVDIAGRRATLHGREVVLRAKEFDLLARLAEQPGVAVSRETLMSEVWDAHWYGSTKTLDVHIAAVRRKLTSAAGPDAEVPRIATLRGHGYRLEDPARSVAEG, from the coding sequence ATGCCGAACCTGCTGGTGGTGGAAGACGACGCGGCGATCGGCAGCGTGCTCGAATCGACCCTGCGACTGCACGGTTACCAGGTGTGCTGGCGACGCGACGGGCGGACCGCCCTGCAGGCCGCCGAAGCGGGCGAGTTCGACTTCGTGCTGCTCGATCTCGGCCTGCCCGACCTGGACGGCGTCGAGGTCTGCCGTCGGCTGCGGGCCGCGTTGCCGTCCGCGGTGCTGGTCATCCTCACCGCTCGGCAGGAGGAGATGGACGTCGTCGTCGGCCTCGACGCCGGGGCCGACGACTACCTCACCAAGCCGATCCGGCTGGGCGAGCTGCTGGCGAGGGTGCGGGCGCACCTGCGCCGCGGCGCACCGGCCGGGGCCCGGCCACCGGTGACCATCGGGGGGCTGATCGTCGACATCGCCGGCCGGCGCGCCACCTTGCACGGGCGCGAGGTCGTGCTGCGCGCGAAGGAGTTCGACCTGCTGGCCCGGCTCGCCGAGCAGCCCGGGGTCGCGGTCAGCCGCGAGACGCTGATGTCCGAGGTCTGGGACGCGCACTGGTACGGCTCGACGAAGACGCTGGACGTGCACATCGCGGCGGTGCGCCGCAAGCTCACGTCGGCGGCCGGGCCCGACGCCGAAGTGCCCCGGATCGCCACCCTGCGCGGGCACGGCTACCGCCTGGAGGACCCCGCCCGGTCCGTGGCCGAAGGGTAG
- a CDS encoding amino acid permease encodes MNLRAAAVRRKPVADLVAEGDHGTLRRSLGLGQLTMLSIGATLGSGIFVVLGEAVPVAGPAVVLSFVLAGITALFSALSYAELAGMIPLSGSSYSYAYATLGELVAWVCGWCLILEYGVSVASVAVGWGQYLNELLRLAFGFAIPDALSRPPGSGGVVDVPAILVVVLAMVLLLSGAKESARANAVMVVVKIGTLVLFCVIAFSAVQAKNFTPFLPLGLAGMSAGGAKLFFSYIGFDAASTAGEEAKNPQRDLPRAILLSLGIVTVLYCLVAVAAVGALPWQEFDGQEAALSHVLDVVSDNPFWAGLLAVGAIVAISSVVLTVLYGQTRILFAMSRDGLVPASLSKVEAKSGSPRINTLVVSGFVAVLAAVIPLGKLADATSIGTLFAFGLVNIAVLVLRRRQPDRPRSFRVPLSPVTPVLGVLCCGYMMLSLDSATWVVFGAWMAVGLLIYFGYGVRKSRLA; translated from the coding sequence ATGAATCTGCGAGCCGCGGCGGTGCGGCGGAAACCGGTCGCCGATCTGGTCGCCGAAGGTGATCATGGCACGCTGAGGCGATCGCTCGGTCTCGGGCAGCTCACCATGCTGAGCATCGGCGCGACGCTGGGCAGCGGGATCTTCGTCGTGCTCGGCGAAGCCGTCCCGGTGGCCGGACCGGCGGTCGTGCTCTCGTTCGTGCTCGCCGGGATCACCGCGTTGTTCTCGGCGCTGTCCTACGCCGAGCTCGCCGGCATGATCCCGCTGTCCGGTTCGTCGTACTCCTACGCCTATGCGACGCTCGGCGAGCTGGTCGCCTGGGTGTGCGGCTGGTGCCTGATCCTCGAATACGGCGTCTCGGTGGCGTCGGTGGCCGTCGGCTGGGGTCAGTACCTCAACGAACTGCTGCGGCTGGCCTTCGGGTTCGCGATCCCGGACGCGCTGAGCCGGCCGCCGGGCTCGGGCGGGGTCGTCGACGTGCCCGCCATCCTCGTCGTCGTTCTCGCGATGGTCCTGCTGCTCTCCGGCGCGAAGGAGAGCGCGCGGGCCAACGCGGTCATGGTCGTGGTCAAGATCGGGACACTGGTGCTGTTCTGCGTGATCGCCTTCAGCGCGGTGCAGGCGAAGAACTTCACGCCGTTCCTGCCGCTCGGGCTCGCCGGGATGAGCGCGGGCGGCGCCAAGCTGTTCTTCTCCTACATCGGGTTCGACGCGGCGTCGACCGCCGGCGAGGAGGCGAAGAACCCGCAGCGCGATCTGCCGCGCGCGATCCTGCTCTCCCTCGGCATCGTCACCGTGCTGTACTGCCTGGTCGCCGTGGCCGCCGTCGGCGCGCTGCCGTGGCAGGAGTTCGACGGCCAGGAGGCGGCGCTGTCGCACGTGCTGGACGTCGTGTCGGACAACCCGTTCTGGGCCGGGCTGCTCGCCGTCGGCGCGATCGTGGCGATCTCCAGCGTCGTGCTGACCGTCCTGTACGGGCAGACCCGCATCCTGTTCGCGATGTCGCGCGACGGCCTGGTGCCGGCGTCTCTGTCCAAAGTGGAGGCCAAGTCGGGTTCGCCGCGGATCAACACCCTCGTGGTCTCGGGCTTCGTCGCCGTCCTGGCCGCGGTCATCCCCCTGGGGAAGCTCGCGGACGCCACCAGCATCGGGACGCTGTTCGCGTTCGGGCTGGTCAACATCGCCGTCCTGGTGCTCCGGCGGCGCCAGCCCGACCGGCCGCGCTCGTTCCGCGTGCCGCTCTCGCCGGTCACGCCGGTTCTGGGCGTGCTGTGCTGCGGGTACATGATGCTCAGCCTCGACAGCGCCACCTGGGTGGTCTTCGGCGCCTGGATGGCGGTCGGCCTGCTGATCTACTTCGGCTACGGCGTCCGGAAGTCGAGGCTGGCATGA
- a CDS encoding DUF993 family protein has product MLVLPVPGGELLNWSPSGPPLPEPPKTPPASRIVYAAAHVVADALADEPYAVDWDTTLAFREHLWSCGLGVAEAMDTAQRGMGLDWATTQELVTRTGAVAAGRRWCAGVGTDQLPAGPATVASIVDAWREQLDLVSRAGAIPVVMASRALAAAATGPEDYHAAYGKLLSEASGPVLLHWLGEQFDPALAGYWGHDDVRAAARELAALCAEHAGTIAGVKVSVLDAEIETEFRRALPGGVACYTGDDFNYPELIAGDDEGHSEALLGIFDPIAPVAAAALARLDEGDRAGFGALLDPTVPLSREIFRAPTRHYKTGVVFLAYLNGHQEHFRMIAGQESARTITHLATLLRLADEAGVLADPDLAVARMRPLLQAAGVA; this is encoded by the coding sequence ATGCTCGTGCTCCCGGTTCCCGGCGGGGAGCTCCTGAACTGGTCGCCGTCCGGGCCGCCGCTCCCGGAGCCACCGAAGACGCCGCCGGCGTCGCGGATCGTCTACGCCGCCGCGCATGTCGTCGCGGACGCGCTGGCCGACGAGCCCTACGCCGTGGACTGGGACACGACGCTGGCCTTCCGCGAGCATCTCTGGTCGTGCGGGCTGGGCGTCGCGGAGGCGATGGACACCGCGCAGCGCGGCATGGGCCTCGACTGGGCGACGACGCAGGAGCTGGTGACGCGCACCGGTGCCGTCGCCGCCGGGCGGCGCTGGTGCGCTGGGGTCGGCACCGACCAGCTGCCCGCCGGCCCGGCGACCGTCGCCTCCATTGTGGACGCCTGGCGCGAGCAGCTGGACCTGGTCTCCCGCGCGGGCGCGATCCCGGTCGTCATGGCCAGCCGGGCGCTGGCCGCGGCGGCGACCGGTCCCGAGGACTACCACGCGGCGTACGGGAAGCTGCTCTCCGAGGCGAGCGGGCCGGTCCTGCTGCACTGGCTGGGCGAGCAGTTCGACCCGGCGCTGGCCGGCTACTGGGGCCACGACGACGTGCGCGCCGCGGCCCGCGAGCTGGCCGCGCTTTGCGCCGAGCACGCCGGGACGATCGCCGGGGTGAAGGTCTCGGTGCTGGACGCCGAGATCGAGACCGAATTCCGGCGGGCCCTTCCCGGCGGCGTCGCCTGCTACACCGGCGACGACTTCAACTATCCCGAACTCATCGCCGGGGACGACGAAGGCCACAGCGAGGCCCTGCTCGGGATCTTCGACCCGATCGCGCCGGTCGCCGCGGCCGCACTGGCTCGCCTCGACGAAGGCGACCGGGCCGGGTTCGGCGCCCTGCTCGACCCCACCGTGCCGCTGTCCCGCGAGATCTTCCGTGCGCCGACCCGGCACTACAAGACCGGTGTCGTCTTCCTGGCCTACCTCAACGGCCACCAGGAGCACTTCCGGATGATCGCCGGCCAGGAGTCCGCGCGCACGATCACCCACCTCGCGACGTTGCTGCGGCTCGCCGACGAGGCCGGTGTGCTCGCCGACCCCGACCTGGCCGTGGCCCGGATGCGGCCGCTGCTGCAGGCCGCGGGGGTGGCGTGA
- a CDS encoding LacI family DNA-binding transcriptional regulator, which produces MKARPHVTLEDVARSANVSLATASRVLNGTASVRADLRERVSAAAAELAYAPNAHAQALAGGTHRTVGVICHDVSDPYFAAIAGGVMRVATDNGLLVMLAGTFRDPDREVAYVSTLRAQRAAAILLIGSAFEDRAWERAMAAELEPYRRGGGQVAAVSRHRGLKIDTVQPDNKGGAAELAKALVGLGHKRFAVLAGPRRLSTVIDRLAGFSGELAAHGIELREDDVFEAAFSRDGGYEATKRLLAGRKRKLPTCLFAVTDVMAIGALTALREEGLSVPGDISVAGFDDIPVVRDLAPALTTVRLPLEELGERAMDLAIKGATGSRPRTVRLSGEVVLRESTARPKR; this is translated from the coding sequence ATGAAGGCCCGGCCGCACGTGACACTGGAAGATGTGGCACGCAGCGCGAACGTCTCGCTCGCGACGGCGTCGCGGGTGCTCAACGGCACCGCGTCCGTCCGCGCCGACCTGCGGGAGCGGGTCTCCGCCGCCGCGGCCGAGCTGGCCTACGCCCCGAACGCCCACGCGCAGGCCCTTGCCGGTGGCACCCACCGCACGGTCGGCGTGATCTGCCACGACGTCAGCGACCCGTACTTCGCCGCGATCGCCGGCGGCGTGATGCGCGTGGCCACCGACAACGGGCTGCTCGTGATGCTCGCCGGCACGTTCCGCGACCCGGATCGCGAGGTCGCCTACGTCTCGACGCTGCGCGCGCAGCGGGCCGCGGCGATCCTGCTGATCGGCTCGGCATTCGAAGACCGGGCGTGGGAGCGGGCGATGGCCGCCGAACTGGAGCCCTACCGCCGCGGCGGCGGTCAGGTCGCGGCGGTCAGCCGCCACCGCGGGCTCAAGATCGATACTGTCCAGCCGGACAACAAGGGCGGTGCCGCGGAACTGGCGAAGGCGCTGGTCGGCCTCGGGCACAAGCGGTTCGCCGTGCTGGCCGGGCCGCGGCGGCTGAGCACCGTGATCGACCGGCTGGCCGGGTTCTCGGGTGAGCTCGCCGCGCACGGTATCGAGCTGCGCGAAGACGACGTCTTCGAGGCCGCGTTCAGCCGCGACGGAGGGTACGAAGCCACGAAGCGGCTGCTCGCCGGCCGCAAGCGCAAGCTGCCTACCTGCCTCTTCGCCGTCACCGACGTGATGGCGATCGGCGCGCTGACGGCGTTGCGGGAGGAAGGCCTGTCCGTACCGGGTGACATCTCCGTGGCCGGCTTCGACGACATCCCGGTGGTCCGCGACCTGGCCCCGGCCCTGACCACCGTGCGGCTGCCGCTGGAGGAACTGGGCGAACGGGCGATGGACCTGGCGATCAAGGGCGCCACGGGCAGCCGGCCGCGGACGGTCCGGCTGTCCGGCGAGGTCGTCCTGCGCGAAAGCACCGCACGCCCCAAGCGCTGA
- a CDS encoding nitroreductase family deazaflavin-dependent oxidoreductase: MLFGDEHVRRYEETDGEVGHDWQEGVPTLVLTTKGRKTGQERKFALIYQEVDGNPVIVASKGGASSHPGWYFNLVEHPEVGVQVKADKFKARARTTSGEERTKLWEKLAAVWPDYNEYAKKTDREIPVVVLERL; this comes from the coding sequence ATGCTGTTCGGTGACGAGCACGTCCGCCGCTACGAGGAGACCGACGGCGAGGTCGGCCACGACTGGCAGGAAGGCGTCCCGACGCTGGTGCTGACCACGAAGGGCCGCAAGACCGGGCAGGAGCGCAAGTTCGCCCTGATCTACCAGGAAGTCGACGGAAACCCGGTGATCGTGGCCTCGAAGGGCGGCGCGTCGAGCCACCCCGGCTGGTACTTCAACCTCGTCGAGCACCCTGAGGTCGGCGTGCAGGTCAAGGCCGACAAGTTCAAGGCGCGCGCCCGCACCACCTCCGGTGAGGAGCGCACCAAGCTGTGGGAGAAGCTCGCCGCGGTCTGGCCGGACTACAACGAGTACGCGAAGAAGACCGACCGCGAAATCCCCGTGGTGGTGCTCGAGCGGCTGTGA
- a CDS encoding lysophospholipid acyltransferase family protein yields MTDRWTVLETEGELLTRRQMIAYGRRFARAGRGAWYSLAIEVVWQFLAQTTRFRVRGSRHIPRSGGVLVASNHLSFADPTTLTAFCLAAGRVPRYLAKASLWKLPVVGPVMRSGRHIPVYRGAATAAEAYRDLVAAVRAGECVAIFPEGTFSNDPAGWPMRGKTGVVRAALETGAPVIPVANWGTHHLLPATAWLPRGVPRKTVDLVAGPPVDLSDLVGRELTRAVLEEATARIMAAVTSLLASVRGEQPPIAA; encoded by the coding sequence ATGACCGACCGCTGGACCGTCCTGGAGACCGAAGGTGAGCTACTCACCCGACGCCAGATGATCGCCTACGGCCGGCGCTTCGCCCGCGCCGGCCGGGGTGCCTGGTACAGCCTCGCGATCGAGGTGGTCTGGCAGTTCCTCGCGCAGACGACTCGCTTCCGCGTGCGGGGTTCGCGGCACATCCCCCGGTCCGGCGGGGTGCTGGTGGCGTCGAACCACCTGTCGTTCGCCGACCCGACGACGCTGACGGCGTTCTGTCTCGCCGCCGGCCGGGTGCCCCGCTACCTGGCGAAGGCCTCGCTCTGGAAACTGCCGGTGGTGGGCCCGGTGATGCGTTCCGGACGGCACATCCCGGTCTACCGTGGCGCGGCGACGGCGGCTGAGGCCTACCGGGACCTGGTCGCCGCCGTGCGGGCAGGCGAGTGCGTCGCGATCTTCCCGGAAGGCACGTTCTCGAACGATCCCGCCGGCTGGCCGATGCGCGGCAAGACCGGTGTGGTCCGGGCCGCGTTGGAGACCGGGGCCCCGGTGATCCCGGTGGCCAACTGGGGGACCCACCACTTGCTGCCGGCCACGGCGTGGCTGCCGCGCGGGGTGCCCCGCAAGACGGTGGACCTCGTCGCGGGGCCGCCGGTCGACCTCTCGGACCTCGTCGGCCGGGAGCTGACTCGCGCGGTGCTGGAAGAGGCGACGGCCCGGATCATGGCGGCGGTGACGTCGCTGCTGGCCTCGGTCCGCGGGGAGCAGCCGCCGATCGCCGCCTGA
- a CDS encoding sugar phosphate isomerase/epimerase family protein, giving the protein MDPRLSLNQITTKAWSLPEAVAGCAAAGVGWIGLWRDKVAETGVDEAARVLKEHGVRVSSLCRGGFFTGVTPEGSPVDGVAQTREAIDEAAALGADVLVLVVGGIAGNDLAASRQRVADAVGELAPYAGERGVRLGLEPLHPMQCADRSVLSTVDQALSVAREHPAEQVGVIVDEFHVWWDPRIEESIAAAAGRIAGFHVCDVLVPLPDPLLGRALPGDGPIDHRHLRACVEAAGYTGPIEVEVFNAGLWARPGAEVLAETVAAFERHVA; this is encoded by the coding sequence ATGGATCCCCGGCTGAGCCTCAACCAGATCACCACCAAGGCCTGGTCGCTGCCCGAAGCGGTGGCCGGCTGCGCGGCGGCGGGCGTCGGCTGGATCGGACTGTGGCGCGACAAGGTGGCCGAAACCGGTGTCGACGAAGCCGCGCGGGTGCTCAAGGAGCACGGTGTGCGGGTTTCGTCTTTGTGCCGTGGTGGGTTCTTCACCGGCGTGACGCCGGAGGGGTCCCCTGTGGACGGTGTGGCCCAGACCCGGGAGGCGATCGACGAGGCCGCCGCGCTCGGCGCCGACGTTCTCGTGCTGGTTGTCGGCGGGATCGCGGGCAACGACCTGGCCGCGTCCCGGCAGCGGGTAGCGGACGCCGTGGGTGAGCTCGCGCCGTACGCCGGGGAGCGCGGGGTGCGGCTCGGTCTGGAGCCGCTGCACCCGATGCAGTGCGCGGACCGCTCGGTGCTGTCCACTGTGGATCAGGCGCTGTCGGTCGCCCGGGAGCACCCCGCCGAGCAGGTCGGCGTGATCGTGGACGAGTTCCACGTCTGGTGGGACCCGCGGATCGAGGAGTCGATCGCCGCGGCCGCCGGCCGGATCGCCGGGTTCCACGTGTGCGACGTGCTGGTGCCGCTGCCCGACCCGCTGCTGGGTCGCGCGCTGCCGGGCGACGGCCCGATCGACCACCGCCACCTGCGTGCCTGCGTCGAGGCCGCGGGCTACACGGGCCCGATCGAGGTCGAGGTGTTCAACGCCGGGCTGTGGGCGCGGCCGGGAGCGGAAGTGCTCGCCGAGACCGTTGCGGCGTTCGAGCGACACGTGGCCTGA
- a CDS encoding carbon-nitrogen hydrolase family protein translates to MRVAIHQGPLDEVPRTVAETGADLVVTAEMSTTGYHIGARTHELAEPADGPTAARLSALAKETGVALAYGYPETDGEHVYNSVQLIDAGGRRLANYRKTHLFGALDKAWFTPGDEAVVQADVGGVRVGLLICYDVEFPELVRAHALAGTELLVVPTALMSPYELVADTLVPARAYESQLFVAYANRCDTERELVYCGRSCVVAPTGEVLARAGAGPEVIAADVTRDALVASRAENTHLADRRPDLYRGITA, encoded by the coding sequence ATGAGGGTCGCCATCCACCAAGGGCCGCTCGACGAGGTGCCCCGCACGGTCGCCGAAACCGGCGCCGATCTGGTCGTCACCGCGGAGATGAGCACCACCGGCTACCACATCGGGGCCCGCACGCACGAACTCGCCGAACCGGCCGACGGCCCCACCGCCGCCCGGCTGTCCGCGCTGGCGAAGGAAACCGGCGTCGCCCTGGCGTACGGCTACCCGGAGACCGACGGCGAGCACGTCTACAACAGCGTCCAGCTCATCGACGCCGGCGGGCGGCGGCTGGCGAACTATCGCAAGACGCACCTGTTCGGCGCCCTCGACAAAGCCTGGTTCACCCCCGGTGACGAGGCGGTGGTGCAGGCCGACGTCGGCGGGGTCCGGGTCGGCCTGCTGATCTGTTACGACGTCGAATTCCCGGAGCTCGTCCGCGCGCACGCGCTCGCCGGCACCGAGCTGCTGGTCGTGCCGACCGCGCTGATGAGCCCGTACGAGCTGGTCGCCGACACGCTCGTGCCCGCGCGGGCCTACGAAAGCCAGCTGTTCGTCGCCTACGCCAACCGCTGCGACACCGAGCGGGAACTCGTCTACTGCGGGCGGTCCTGCGTCGTGGCCCCCACCGGCGAGGTGCTCGCCCGCGCCGGTGCCGGGCCCGAAGTGATCGCCGCCGACGTCACCCGCGACGCGCTCGTCGCTTCGCGGGCGGAAAACACCCACCTGGCCGATCGACGGCCCGACCTGTACCGGGGAATCACCGCATGA
- a CDS encoding IclR family transcriptional regulator: protein MHAEDEGAVRSVLRTFDLLALFTERTRTWAVKDLTAASGLAKTTLLRLVATCEQRGLLWTRPDGRITVGPGMLRWAQLANTAWQLPEPVRQVLRDLARECRETVNLYVRSTSVLVCVAQEEGPQAIRHVGHVGDELPLECGAAGQVLAGAAESAAVCHGEPEAGASSVAAPVRDGDGRVLAALAITGPSSRFGSAEVAAFSEAVVHASRRISRIGLGTRAE from the coding sequence ATGCACGCGGAAGACGAGGGAGCGGTCCGCAGCGTGCTGCGCACCTTCGACCTGCTCGCTCTCTTCACGGAACGCACCCGGACCTGGGCGGTGAAGGACCTCACCGCGGCGAGCGGCCTGGCGAAGACGACCCTGTTGCGCCTCGTCGCCACTTGCGAACAACGCGGCCTGCTGTGGACACGCCCGGACGGGCGGATCACCGTCGGGCCCGGGATGCTCCGCTGGGCGCAGCTGGCGAACACGGCGTGGCAGCTGCCCGAGCCGGTCCGGCAGGTGCTGCGCGACCTGGCGCGGGAGTGCCGCGAGACGGTGAACCTCTACGTGCGCAGCACCAGCGTGCTGGTCTGCGTGGCGCAGGAGGAGGGTCCTCAGGCCATCCGGCACGTCGGCCACGTAGGTGACGAGCTGCCGCTCGAGTGCGGGGCCGCCGGGCAGGTCCTGGCCGGCGCGGCCGAAAGCGCCGCGGTCTGCCACGGTGAGCCGGAGGCGGGCGCGTCGAGTGTCGCCGCGCCGGTGCGCGACGGCGACGGCCGGGTACTGGCTGCGCTGGCGATCACGGGTCCCAGCAGCCGGTTCGGGAGCGCCGAAGTCGCTGCGTTCAGCGAAGCCGTCGTTCACGCCTCGCGGCGGATATCGCGGATCGGCCTCGGTACCCGGGCGGAATAG
- the lpdA gene encoding dihydrolipoyl dehydrogenase has protein sequence MSAQHFDVVVLGAGVGGYVAAIRASQLGLSAAVVEEKYWGGVCLNVGCIPSKALLRNAELAHVVTQEAKAFGISSDSPIRVDYTAAYERSRKVADGRVKGVHFLMKKNKITEFDGHGTFVDDHTLEVNGSQVTFDHCIIATGATTRLLPGTSRSSRVVTYEEQILSSELPSSIVIAGAGAIGVEFAYVLHNYGVDVTIVEFLDRMVPLEDAEVSAELARRYRKLGIKVLTSTRVESIDDSGPSVRVTVSSEKNGEQVLEADKVLQAIGFQPRVEGYGLETTGVALTDRGAIAVDGRGRTNVSHIFAIGDVTAKLMLAHASESMGVVAAETIAGAETMELDFPMIPRATYCQPQIASFGWTEEQAREKGFDVQVAKFPFTANGKAQGLGDAGGFVKLISDAKYGELIGGHLIGPDVTELLPELTLAQQWDLTVHEVARNVHAHPTLGEAVKEAIHGLAGHMINM, from the coding sequence ATGAGTGCACAACACTTTGATGTCGTCGTGCTGGGGGCCGGGGTGGGCGGCTACGTCGCGGCGATCCGCGCGTCCCAGCTGGGGCTGAGCGCCGCGGTGGTCGAGGAGAAGTACTGGGGCGGCGTCTGCCTGAACGTCGGGTGCATCCCGTCGAAGGCGCTGCTGCGCAACGCCGAGCTGGCGCACGTGGTGACGCAGGAGGCGAAGGCGTTCGGCATCTCGTCCGACAGCCCGATCCGCGTCGACTACACGGCCGCCTACGAGCGGAGCCGCAAGGTCGCCGACGGGCGCGTCAAGGGCGTGCACTTCCTCATGAAGAAGAACAAGATCACCGAGTTCGACGGGCACGGCACCTTCGTCGACGACCACACCCTCGAGGTCAACGGCTCGCAGGTGACGTTCGACCACTGCATCATCGCGACGGGCGCGACCACACGGCTGCTGCCCGGGACATCGCGCAGCTCCCGCGTTGTGACCTACGAAGAGCAGATCCTCTCGAGCGAGCTGCCGTCGAGCATCGTCATCGCCGGCGCGGGCGCGATCGGCGTCGAGTTCGCGTATGTGCTGCACAACTACGGCGTCGACGTCACGATCGTCGAGTTCCTCGACCGGATGGTGCCGCTGGAGGACGCCGAAGTGTCGGCGGAGCTGGCGCGCCGGTACCGCAAGCTCGGCATCAAGGTGCTGACGTCGACCCGCGTCGAGTCGATCGACGACTCGGGCCCATCGGTGCGCGTCACTGTGTCTTCGGAGAAGAACGGTGAGCAGGTCCTCGAGGCGGACAAAGTCCTGCAGGCGATCGGCTTCCAGCCGCGGGTGGAGGGCTACGGCCTGGAGACGACGGGCGTCGCGCTCACTGATCGAGGGGCGATCGCCGTGGATGGCCGAGGCCGCACGAATGTCTCGCATATTTTCGCGATCGGCGACGTGACGGCGAAGCTGATGTTGGCGCACGCATCCGAGTCGATGGGCGTGGTCGCGGCGGAGACGATCGCGGGCGCGGAGACGATGGAACTCGACTTCCCGATGATCCCGCGCGCGACGTACTGCCAGCCCCAGATCGCGAGCTTCGGCTGGACCGAGGAGCAGGCCCGTGAGAAGGGCTTCGACGTCCAGGTGGCGAAGTTCCCGTTTACGGCCAACGGCAAGGCCCAAGGCCTCGGCGACGCGGGTGGCTTCGTCAAGCTGATCAGCGACGCGAAATACGGCGAGCTGATCGGCGGCCACCTCATCGGGCCGGACGTCACGGAGCTGCTGCCGGAGCTGACACTGGCCCAGCAGTGGGATCTGACGGTGCACGAAGTGGCGCGGAACGTTCATGCTCACCCGACCCTGGGTGAAGCGGTGAAGGAAGCGATCCACGGCCTTGCGGGCCACATGATCAACATGTAG